A single window of Myxococcales bacterium DNA harbors:
- the ftsZ gene encoding cell division protein FtsZ, whose amino-acid sequence MTFSIEFADETQAYQARIKVIGVGGSGGNAVNTMIHFGLEGVEFITVNTDAQALGSNAAAQKIPIGTNLTRGLGAGADPERGRKAALEDVNRLKEVLEGADMVFITAGMGGGTGTGAAPIIAQIARELGALTVGVVTKPFIFEGRKRARQAETGIAALNDHVDTLITIPNEKLMTLADEELTFVDAFRKADEVLYQAVKGISDLITQDGIVNVDFADVRTVMNNMGRALMGTGCAKGEGRARLAAEHAITSPLLDNISVEGATGVLINIVGGSDMKMREIQEAASLIQEQAHEDANIIFGASIDESMGEAIKVTVIATGFDRAEAEIPVEIVQPARVAASAGSRRDSVRDALREGFGTMPPSRSSLSTSRPGMDRDMVPAMSTRRPASLAASLQAGAPSQGSMPEVRSRITFPSSIDADADADWDTPAFQRRGG is encoded by the coding sequence ATGACGTTCTCGATCGAGTTTGCCGACGAGACCCAAGCATACCAGGCCCGTATCAAAGTGATCGGCGTGGGAGGTTCGGGCGGCAACGCAGTCAACACGATGATCCACTTCGGCCTGGAGGGCGTGGAGTTCATCACCGTGAACACCGACGCCCAGGCCCTGGGTTCGAACGCGGCGGCGCAGAAGATCCCCATCGGCACCAACCTCACCCGAGGTCTCGGCGCGGGCGCGGATCCGGAGCGCGGTCGCAAGGCGGCGCTCGAGGACGTCAACCGCCTCAAGGAGGTGCTCGAGGGCGCCGACATGGTGTTCATCACCGCCGGCATGGGCGGTGGCACCGGCACCGGAGCCGCGCCGATCATCGCGCAGATCGCCCGGGAGCTCGGCGCCCTGACGGTCGGCGTCGTGACCAAACCCTTCATCTTCGAGGGTCGCAAGCGCGCGCGCCAGGCCGAGACCGGCATCGCGGCGCTCAACGATCACGTGGACACCCTGATCACGATCCCGAACGAGAAGCTGATGACCCTCGCCGACGAGGAGCTCACCTTCGTGGACGCCTTCCGCAAGGCGGACGAGGTGCTCTACCAGGCCGTGAAGGGCATCAGCGATCTGATCACGCAAGACGGCATCGTGAACGTGGACTTCGCCGACGTGCGCACGGTCATGAACAACATGGGTCGTGCGCTCATGGGAACCGGCTGCGCCAAGGGCGAGGGCCGTGCACGGCTCGCCGCGGAGCACGCCATCACGTCGCCGCTGCTCGACAACATCAGCGTCGAAGGCGCCACGGGCGTGCTGATCAACATCGTCGGCGGCTCCGACATGAAGATGCGCGAGATCCAGGAGGCCGCCAGCTTGATCCAGGAGCAGGCCCACGAGGACGCGAACATCATCTTCGGTGCCAGCATCGACGAGAGCATGGGCGAGGCCATCAAGGTGACGGTCATCGCCACCGGCTTCGACCGCGCCGAGGCGGAAATTCCGGTCGAGATCGTGCAACCGGCGCGCGTCGCGGCCTCCGCGGGCAGCCGTCGTGACTCGGTGCGCGATGCTCTGCGCGAGGGTTTCGGCACGATGCCGCCTTCTCGCTCGTCGCTCTCGACGTCGCGTCCCGGCATGGATCGCGACATGGTCCCGGCCATGAGCACCCGCCGTCCCGCGTCCCTCGCGGCGAGCCTGCAAGCCGGCGCGCCGAGCCAGGGCTCGATGCCGGAGGTGCGCTCCCGCATCACGTTCCCGTCATCGATCGACGCGGACGCGGATGCCGATTGGGACACGCCGGCGTTCCAGCGTCGCGGTGGGTAG
- the hxsB gene encoding His-Xaa-Ser system radical SAM maturase HxsB has translation MQLLKLGVRPKRPGKLVPVRHRKIGDAVLLATPFGDWVFVSEAERDQLFRGELQEGSELEARLRAKNFLADDLDTAALAERMKRKKSFLRYGPNLHVLVVTLRCNETCVYCHASRAPMDRVDTDMSRETAEKCIDLALRSTAPRITLEFQGGEPLANFPIVQHAIECALQKNRAYGKELEFTMVSNLSLMTDERLDYLVKHKVQICTSIDGPPTLHDKQRVLAGGSAFLQASHWIRAINQRYADMGLDPTLYHVEALITVTRAALDYPREVVDTYLELGCRALFLRPLDPFGFASDTAHKIEYARRSYLDFYREAVDYMIEKNAGGAEILERYAAIFLTKILTGDDPNFLDIRSPCGAGIGQLAYNYDGSVFTCDEGRMLHEMGDDLFLLGHVGESKYRELMTHDTVRAIMAASNLDTQPDCVSCTYAAYCGICPVHNYETQGSLQRIGHLNCQNPPSREYALDGFGSRSPPAPRPPAPIGLAASARELDHPRQAHATHTSAPSEVAGRLTPPRTPSPIARARGRGLSPWAALDPRPSSCSAISRVMAARLVATSAHLIGPEQRGHVSTSAANTCASNHAHRFRPTGASSFSPSSSS, from the coding sequence ATGCAGCTCCTCAAGCTGGGCGTGCGACCGAAGCGACCGGGCAAGCTGGTGCCCGTGCGACATCGCAAGATCGGTGACGCCGTCTTGCTTGCAACGCCGTTCGGTGACTGGGTGTTCGTGAGCGAGGCCGAGCGAGACCAGCTCTTTCGAGGCGAGCTCCAGGAAGGCTCCGAGCTGGAAGCGCGCCTGCGCGCGAAGAACTTCCTGGCCGACGACCTGGACACCGCGGCGCTCGCCGAGCGCATGAAGAGGAAGAAGTCGTTCCTGCGCTACGGTCCGAACCTGCACGTATTGGTGGTCACGCTGCGCTGCAACGAGACCTGCGTCTACTGCCACGCCAGCCGTGCACCGATGGACCGCGTGGACACCGACATGTCGCGCGAGACGGCTGAGAAGTGCATCGACCTGGCGCTCCGCTCGACCGCGCCCCGCATCACCCTCGAGTTCCAGGGGGGCGAGCCCCTGGCCAACTTCCCCATCGTGCAGCACGCCATCGAGTGCGCCCTGCAGAAGAACCGCGCCTACGGCAAGGAGCTCGAGTTCACCATGGTCTCGAACCTCTCGCTCATGACCGACGAGCGGCTCGACTATCTGGTCAAGCACAAGGTACAGATCTGCACCAGCATCGACGGCCCGCCCACGCTCCACGACAAGCAGCGTGTCCTGGCCGGCGGCAGCGCCTTCCTGCAAGCGTCGCACTGGATCCGCGCCATCAACCAGCGCTACGCCGACATGGGGCTCGATCCGACGCTCTACCACGTGGAGGCGCTGATCACGGTGACCCGCGCCGCCCTGGACTATCCCCGCGAGGTCGTGGACACGTACCTCGAGCTGGGTTGCCGCGCGCTGTTCCTGCGCCCGCTCGACCCGTTCGGCTTCGCCAGCGACACCGCCCACAAGATCGAATACGCGCGGCGGAGCTACCTCGACTTCTATCGCGAGGCGGTGGACTACATGATCGAGAAGAACGCGGGGGGCGCCGAGATCCTGGAGCGCTACGCGGCGATCTTCCTGACCAAGATCCTGACCGGGGACGACCCCAACTTCCTCGACATCCGCTCGCCCTGCGGGGCCGGCATCGGCCAGCTCGCGTACAACTACGATGGCAGCGTCTTCACCTGCGACGAAGGGCGCATGCTCCACGAGATGGGCGACGACCTCTTCCTGCTCGGGCACGTCGGCGAGTCTAAATACCGCGAGCTGATGACCCACGATACGGTGCGCGCGATCATGGCCGCGTCGAATCTCGACACGCAGCCCGACTGCGTGAGCTGCACCTACGCGGCGTACTGCGGCATCTGTCCCGTGCACAACTACGAGACCCAAGGGTCCTTGCAGCGCATAGGGCATTTGAACTGCCAAAACCCACCAAGCCGAGAGTACGCGCTCGACGGCTTCGGGTCGAGATCACCTCCCGCACCCCGACCCCCGGCGCCGATTGGGCTCGCCGCGTCCGCCCGCGAACTCGATCACCCTCGCCAAGCCCACGCGACACACACCTCCGCCCCCAGCGAAGTCGCCGGTCGCCTCACCCCTCCCCGAACCCCATCCCCAATTGCTCGGGCACGCGGACGGGGACTCTCGCCGTGGGCGGCGCTCGATCCGAGGCCGTCCTCGTGCTCCGCAATCAGCCGCGTGATGGCCGCGCGGCTCGTGGCGACCTCCGCCCACCTCATCGGGCCGGAGCAACGCGGGCACGTCTCGACATCGGCCGCGAACACGTGCGCCAGCAACCACGCCCACCGCTTCCGCCCGACCGGCGCATCGTCCTTCTCGCCGAGCAGCTCGAGCTGA
- a CDS encoding FtsQ-type POTRA domain-containing protein, producing the protein MKAKKHGATVSAPDESAFVDSESPKPGPVAAKNGRGSRRARGESDAPPDEGAGFFRTTWSLLKLALGVALVVAASGAVAWGAHRYALSSPRFAVRSIEVKGSKRKSEDQIAEAAGVKRGDNVFAIDTNKVEQRLLTDPWIKEVKVARALPSTLSIELEEREVGALASIGEQLYLVTRTGEPFKQLEEGDPSDQPVLTGVTAEDLARDRPRAIERLALGLEIVRHWERIPMSKVQQVQEVHLAPGGDVSLTLGKSGITVHIGRGPWRKKLLMAERVIGQMEKKGRVPGIVFADNVAHPERVVVRMR; encoded by the coding sequence GTGAAGGCCAAGAAGCACGGTGCGACGGTGTCCGCTCCGGACGAGAGCGCCTTCGTCGACAGTGAGAGTCCGAAACCCGGACCCGTGGCGGCGAAGAACGGCCGAGGCTCCCGGCGCGCTCGCGGCGAGAGCGACGCTCCGCCCGACGAAGGTGCTGGATTTTTCCGCACGACTTGGTCGCTGCTGAAGCTCGCGCTCGGTGTGGCGCTCGTGGTCGCGGCGTCCGGCGCCGTGGCCTGGGGTGCGCATCGTTATGCGCTCTCGTCGCCGCGCTTCGCAGTGCGCAGCATCGAGGTCAAGGGCAGCAAGCGCAAGTCGGAAGATCAGATAGCAGAGGCCGCGGGCGTGAAGCGTGGCGACAACGTGTTTGCCATCGACACCAACAAGGTCGAACAACGCCTGCTGACCGATCCGTGGATCAAAGAGGTCAAGGTCGCGCGTGCGCTCCCCAGCACCCTCAGCATCGAGCTCGAGGAGCGCGAGGTGGGCGCACTAGCGTCCATCGGCGAGCAGCTCTACCTGGTGACTCGCACCGGAGAGCCTTTCAAACAGCTCGAAGAGGGTGATCCATCGGACCAGCCGGTGCTCACGGGTGTCACCGCGGAAGATCTCGCTCGCGATCGTCCGCGCGCCATCGAGCGCCTCGCCCTCGGCCTCGAGATCGTGCGGCACTGGGAGCGCATCCCGATGAGCAAGGTACAGCAGGTGCAAGAGGTTCACCTCGCGCCCGGCGGCGACGTGAGCCTCACCCTCGGCAAGTCCGGCATCACCGTGCACATCGGCCGGGGCCCGTGGCGGAAGAAGCTGCTCATGGCCGAGCGGGTCATCGGCCAGATGGAGAAGAAGGGCCGGGTCCCCGGCATCGTGTTTGCGGACAACGTCGCGCACCCCGAGCGGGTGGTGGTGAGGATGCGATGA
- a CDS encoding radical SAM protein: MIASQRRLDLKLGFACNNRCLFCAQGEKRTECAARPAELLLAELRAARPEATGVVLTGGEPTLYKKLVPLVKAARQLGFASVQLQTNGRMLAYTRVLDALIDAGVTEIAPSLHGASAAVHDELTRAPGSFEETCAGITHALDAGLPVMTNSVITRHNVGTLCEMVALLASLGVRKMQLAFVHPVGTALERFDEVVPLLSAVVEPLKRARRLAQKCGATLRTEAIPLCFLRGMEELAAEATIPLTTVSDLAGRRDYSEWRVQEGKRHGPPCESCTARARCEGPWREYPDLRGWGEMVPVD, encoded by the coding sequence GTGATAGCCAGCCAGCGACGCCTGGACCTGAAGCTCGGCTTCGCCTGCAACAACCGTTGTCTATTCTGTGCCCAGGGCGAGAAGCGGACGGAGTGCGCGGCGAGGCCGGCGGAGCTGCTCCTGGCGGAGCTCCGGGCGGCGCGACCCGAGGCCACGGGGGTCGTGCTGACCGGGGGCGAGCCGACGCTCTACAAGAAGCTCGTTCCCCTGGTGAAGGCGGCCCGGCAGCTCGGCTTTGCCAGCGTTCAGCTCCAGACCAACGGCCGGATGCTCGCCTATACCCGGGTGCTCGATGCGCTGATCGACGCGGGGGTGACGGAGATCGCCCCGTCGCTACACGGCGCGAGCGCCGCGGTCCACGACGAGCTGACCCGCGCTCCCGGTAGCTTCGAAGAGACCTGCGCGGGAATTACCCATGCGCTCGATGCGGGGCTTCCCGTCATGACCAACAGCGTGATCACGCGCCACAACGTCGGCACGCTGTGCGAGATGGTCGCGCTGCTCGCATCCCTGGGCGTGAGGAAGATGCAGCTCGCCTTCGTGCATCCCGTGGGTACGGCGCTCGAGCGCTTCGACGAGGTGGTTCCGCTGCTGTCTGCGGTCGTCGAGCCGTTGAAGCGCGCCCGCAGACTTGCGCAGAAGTGCGGCGCGACGCTGCGGACGGAGGCGATCCCGCTGTGCTTCCTGCGCGGCATGGAGGAGCTGGCGGCCGAAGCGACCATCCCGCTCACGACGGTCAGCGATTTGGCCGGCCGCCGCGACTACTCCGAGTGGCGCGTGCAGGAGGGCAAGAGGCACGGACCCCCCTGTGAGAGTTGCACCGCGCGGGCGCGCTGCGAAGGGCCGTGGCGCGAGTACCCCGACCTGCGGGGTTGGGGCGAGATGGTGCCGGTAGACTAG
- a CDS encoding IS630 family transposase has translation MRGTVSPYRVRLKPKQRKRLEAVVRRRSPGHWMVMRAKIVLNSHRGMRITMICAALSLDHQVVRRWLKRFLEDGFEGLKDRGRSGRPNTIDNSAWSKLATLVVQTPEKFGLPFARWSVRALEAFLWERYGWRVGRSSISRFLRSMALKPHRVRYWLNPTDPDFDKKAARICRLYLSPPRDATVLSLDEKPGIQALRRTHPTRPMDFGRATRIEYEYERKGTRNVFAAFNIKTGRVLVWVTADRATPNVLSFLDQILRFCPRGRLIIITDNISTRTGEVAKAWLATHPRVRFVFTPKHGSWLNQVEIWFGILTSKALRAKSFDSVAALANAIYRFAKHWNSALAHPFEWTYTGKALHA, from the coding sequence ATGCGTGGAACAGTATCGCCGTATCGGGTGAGGCTCAAGCCGAAGCAACGCAAGCGCTTGGAAGCGGTTGTTCGAAGGAGAAGTCCGGGGCACTGGATGGTGATGCGCGCCAAGATCGTATTGAACTCGCACCGCGGAATGCGCATCACGATGATCTGCGCCGCTCTTTCGCTGGACCATCAAGTCGTTCGGCGCTGGCTGAAGCGTTTTCTTGAGGATGGTTTCGAAGGCTTGAAGGACCGCGGCCGGTCCGGGCGACCCAATACCATCGACAATTCGGCCTGGTCGAAGTTGGCGACGCTCGTTGTGCAGACTCCCGAGAAGTTCGGCCTGCCGTTCGCGCGCTGGTCGGTGCGGGCGTTGGAGGCGTTCCTGTGGGAGCGCTACGGCTGGCGCGTTGGGCGCTCGTCGATCAGCCGATTTCTCCGATCGATGGCACTCAAACCCCATCGTGTGCGGTATTGGCTCAACCCGACCGATCCTGATTTCGACAAAAAAGCAGCCAGAATTTGCAGGCTGTACCTGTCGCCTCCACGTGACGCGACGGTGCTGAGTCTCGACGAGAAGCCGGGCATCCAAGCGTTGCGACGGACCCATCCAACGAGACCGATGGATTTCGGACGCGCGACTCGAATCGAGTACGAATACGAGCGCAAGGGAACGCGCAACGTCTTCGCCGCTTTCAACATCAAGACGGGCCGGGTGTTGGTTTGGGTCACGGCTGACAGGGCGACACCAAACGTTCTCTCCTTTCTCGATCAAATTCTGCGCTTCTGCCCGCGGGGTCGGCTCATCATCATCACCGACAACATCAGCACTCGCACGGGCGAGGTGGCTAAAGCGTGGTTGGCGACTCACCCGCGCGTCCGGTTCGTGTTCACGCCGAAGCACGGCAGCTGGCTCAACCAGGTCGAGATCTGGTTCGGGATTCTGACCAGCAAGGCACTGCGAGCGAAGTCGTTCGACAGTGTCGCGGCGCTCGCGAACGCGATCTATCGCTTCGCGAAACACTGGAACAGCGCGCTGGCTCACCCGTTCGAGTGGACCTACACCGGGAAAGCTCTCCACGCTTGA
- a CDS encoding transposase: MAPSARAARVGETRGSELAAISRRGSSWRCRALKVHIVSDFLARAWVIAEGARARRVAAGGDRRRRPPVRHPEPAQSILFGPPDGRHRGALGEQELPELCFDEPGLAACYAAAAQGIGVSGERAGKPLLRLVVPAELPERSRAADATDAPIAEVRGINLHAAQVIDGRDRRRVERLAKYITRPPIAQDRLERRQDGRLELIFKKVWRDGTRALVLEPTT; this comes from the coding sequence GTGGCTCCGTCGGCGCGCGCCGCGCGCGTGGGTGAGACGCGTGGCTCCGAGCTCGCGGCGATCTCGCGACGAGGAAGTTCGTGGCGATGTCGCGCCCTGAAGGTACACATTGTCTCGGACTTCTTGGCGCGGGCTTGGGTGATCGCGGAGGGAGCTCGGGCGCGGCGGGTCGCGGCGGGTGGCGATCGCCGCCGGCGGCCGCCGGTTCGCCACCCCGAGCCCGCGCAGTCCATCCTGTTTGGGCCGCCGGATGGCCGACACCGCGGTGCACTCGGTGAGCAGGAGCTGCCGGAGCTCTGCTTTGACGAGCCGGGGCTGGCTGCGTGTTACGCGGCGGCAGCTCAGGGCATTGGCGTGAGCGGTGAGCGTGCAGGCAAGCCGCTCTTGCGGTTGGTCGTGCCGGCGGAGTTGCCCGAGCGCTCGCGTGCCGCGGACGCGACGGATGCGCCCATCGCGGAGGTGCGCGGCATCAACTTGCATGCGGCGCAGGTCATCGACGGCCGAGATCGGCGACGAGTGGAGCGGCTCGCTAAATACATCACGCGCCCTCCGATCGCGCAGGACCGCCTCGAGCGCCGGCAGGACGGCAGGCTCGAGCTCATCTTCAAGAAGGTGTGGCGGGACGGCACCCGCGCGCTGGTGCTCGAGCCCACGACCTGA
- a CDS encoding UDP-N-acetylmuramate--L-alanine ligase: protein MFRGRVRHVHFIGVGGIGMSGLAEILRTLEFDVSGSDMKEGENTGRLKRLGVRIDVGHRAENVRGADVVVYSSAVNVENVEMREALSLGIPIIARAEMLAELMRLKYGVAIAGSHGKTTTTSLVATVLREAGFDPTVVVGGRMAALGSNARLGAGDLLVAEADESDGSFLRLTPTIAVITNIDAEHLDFYGTHERVKTAFVEFAERVPFYGLSVLCLDHPHVQDILPRIRHRHVTYGLSPQADYAARNVRQAGLTTTFMAYRKGEPLGDFSVRMPGDHNVLNTLATIAVADELEVPLDVMKTALASFHGVARRFTVTHEIGGVTLVDDYGHHPSEVTATLDAARRVFKQRVLVAFQPHRYSRTQLLFDEFTRAFNVADSVIIADIYAAGENPIPGISAEALAAAIADHGHRGVRHVGDKASIAAALAAEANPGDVVIALGAGDINKILPLVADQLRVRFGQGEGA, encoded by the coding sequence ATGTTTAGAGGGCGCGTTCGCCACGTGCACTTCATCGGTGTCGGCGGCATCGGCATGTCCGGCCTGGCGGAGATCCTGCGCACACTCGAGTTCGATGTGTCCGGCTCGGACATGAAAGAGGGCGAGAACACCGGCCGCCTCAAGCGCCTCGGCGTGCGCATCGACGTCGGTCACCGCGCCGAGAACGTGCGCGGCGCGGACGTGGTCGTCTACTCGAGCGCGGTCAACGTCGAGAACGTGGAGATGCGCGAGGCGCTCTCCCTCGGCATCCCGATCATTGCCCGCGCCGAGATGCTCGCCGAGCTGATGCGCCTCAAGTACGGCGTGGCCATCGCCGGCAGCCACGGCAAGACCACGACGACCTCGCTGGTCGCGACGGTGCTGCGCGAGGCCGGCTTCGATCCAACGGTCGTCGTCGGCGGGCGCATGGCGGCCCTCGGCTCCAACGCCCGCCTCGGCGCCGGAGATCTCCTGGTGGCCGAGGCCGACGAGAGCGACGGCTCGTTCCTGCGGCTCACGCCGACCATCGCCGTCATCACGAACATCGACGCCGAGCACCTCGATTTCTACGGCACGCACGAGCGGGTGAAGACGGCCTTCGTGGAGTTCGCGGAGCGGGTGCCGTTCTACGGCCTGAGTGTGCTCTGCCTCGATCATCCCCACGTGCAGGACATCTTGCCGCGCATCCGGCACCGCCACGTCACCTACGGACTGTCACCCCAGGCCGACTATGCGGCCCGCAACGTGCGCCAGGCTGGGCTCACGACCACCTTCATGGCGTACCGCAAGGGCGAGCCGCTCGGAGATTTTTCGGTGCGAATGCCCGGTGACCACAACGTGCTCAACACGCTGGCGACCATCGCGGTGGCCGATGAGCTCGAGGTGCCGCTCGACGTGATGAAGACGGCGCTCGCCTCGTTCCACGGAGTCGCGCGGCGGTTCACCGTCACCCACGAGATCGGCGGCGTGACGTTGGTCGACGACTACGGGCACCACCCCTCCGAGGTGACGGCGACGCTCGACGCCGCGCGCCGGGTGTTCAAGCAGCGAGTGCTGGTCGCGTTTCAGCCGCACCGCTACAGCCGCACTCAGCTCTTGTTCGACGAGTTCACCCGCGCCTTCAACGTCGCCGACTCGGTGATCATCGCGGACATCTACGCCGCCGGAGAAAACCCCATCCCCGGCATCAGCGCCGAGGCGCTCGCCGCAGCCATTGCCGACCACGGGCACCGCGGCGTGCGGCACGTCGGAGACAAAGCCAGCATTGCGGCCGCCCTTGCCGCCGAGGCGAACCCCGGCGACGTGGTCATCGCGCTCGGCGCGGGCGACATCAACAAGATCCTGCCGCTCGTTGCGGACCAGCTGCGAGTGCGATTTGGCCAAGGGGAGGGCGCGTGA
- a CDS encoding transposase → MQRTDSALRLNVHFHALVLDGVYVHADGDPRAPLEFRELDAPTHADVAQVAARTAARIESILKAHGRSLDPELGEQELPELCFDEPGLAACYAAAAQGIGVSGERAGKPLLRLVVPAELPERSRAADATDAPIAEVRGINLHAAQVIDGRDRRRVERLAKYITRPPIAQDRLERRQDGRLELIFKKVWRDGTRALVLEPHDLIARLVAAVPPPRFHMLRYFGVLSSHSSRRALVVPKPPVDAACHKPPPARGDQLELLGEKDDAPVGRKRWAWLLAHVFAADVETCPRCSGPMRWAEVATSRAAITRLIAEHEDGLGSRAPPTARVPVRVPEQLGMGFGEG, encoded by the coding sequence GTGCAGAGGACGGACAGCGCGCTCCGGCTCAACGTGCACTTCCACGCACTCGTGCTCGATGGCGTGTACGTGCACGCGGACGGCGACCCGCGCGCGCCGCTCGAGTTCCGGGAGCTCGACGCGCCCACGCACGCGGACGTGGCGCAGGTCGCAGCGCGCACTGCGGCCCGCATCGAGAGCATCCTCAAAGCGCACGGGCGGAGCCTCGACCCCGAGCTCGGTGAGCAGGAGCTGCCGGAGCTCTGCTTTGACGAGCCGGGGCTGGCTGCGTGTTACGCGGCGGCAGCTCAGGGCATTGGCGTGAGCGGTGAGCGTGCAGGCAAGCCGCTCTTGCGGTTGGTCGTGCCGGCGGAGTTGCCCGAGCGCTCGCGTGCCGCGGACGCGACGGATGCGCCCATCGCGGAGGTGCGCGGCATCAACTTGCATGCGGCGCAGGTCATCGACGGCCGAGATCGGCGACGAGTGGAGCGGCTCGCTAAATACATCACGCGCCCTCCGATCGCGCAGGACCGCCTCGAGCGCCGGCAGGACGGCAGGCTCGAGCTCATCTTCAAGAAGGTGTGGCGGGACGGCACCCGCGCGCTGGTGCTCGAGCCCCACGACCTGATTGCGCGGTTGGTGGCGGCCGTGCCGCCTCCACGCTTTCACATGCTCCGGTATTTCGGGGTGCTCTCGAGCCACTCATCGCGCCGGGCCCTCGTCGTGCCCAAGCCGCCCGTGGATGCGGCCTGTCACAAGCCACCTCCGGCTCGAGGCGATCAGCTCGAGCTGCTCGGCGAGAAGGACGATGCGCCGGTCGGGCGGAAGCGGTGGGCGTGGTTGCTGGCGCACGTGTTCGCGGCCGATGTCGAGACGTGCCCGCGTTGCTCCGGCCCGATGAGGTGGGCGGAGGTCGCCACGAGTCGCGCGGCCATCACGCGGCTGATTGCGGAGCACGAGGACGGCCTCGGATCGAGAGCGCCGCCCACGGCGAGAGTCCCCGTCCGCGTGCCCGAGCAATTGGGGATGGGGTTCGGGGAGGGGTGA
- the ftsA gene encoding cell division protein FtsA → MSYAALSSPEIVVGLDLGSTKVSAVVGEVDADGITILGVGNVPCRGLRKGVVSNIEWTVRSIKEAIDAAQTMAGVEIRTVYAGIAGSHIRSHMSDGVCAISGREVTRSDLERVLEGARAIPVDADRMILHALPREYVVDNQDGIRDPIGMSGVRLQVRCNLVTAATSCVQNVIRCVERCNLQVADVVLEPLASADAVLSEDEKEIGVAVIDIGGGTTDLILFADGGVAHVSVIPAGGNNITSDVAAGLRTPMAEAERLKRNYGCALGRMVNDDEEIEVPGVGGHGPRRAARRLLSDIIEPRVEEIFSEARRRIEETGLLEQVSSGCVLTGGAALMEGMVECAEEILGMPVRLGFPVGVRGIVQLVQGPQYATGVGLVRYGSQQLAEAYSRGGQSPVEQQVGAMEPSDKQKHGFWSWIRAAF, encoded by the coding sequence ATGAGCTACGCCGCCCTGTCCAGCCCCGAGATCGTGGTCGGGCTCGATCTTGGTTCGACCAAGGTCAGCGCCGTCGTCGGAGAGGTCGACGCCGACGGGATCACCATCCTGGGCGTTGGCAACGTGCCGTGCCGGGGCCTGCGCAAGGGTGTGGTCAGCAACATCGAGTGGACCGTGCGCTCCATCAAGGAGGCCATCGACGCCGCTCAGACCATGGCGGGGGTCGAGATCCGCACCGTCTACGCCGGGATCGCCGGCTCCCACATCCGCAGCCACATGTCCGATGGTGTGTGCGCCATCAGCGGCCGCGAGGTGACCCGCTCGGATCTGGAGCGTGTGCTCGAGGGAGCCCGGGCCATTCCGGTGGACGCCGACCGCATGATCCTCCACGCCCTCCCGCGCGAGTACGTGGTCGACAACCAGGACGGCATCCGCGACCCCATCGGCATGAGCGGCGTGCGCCTGCAGGTCCGCTGCAACCTGGTGACGGCGGCCACGAGCTGCGTCCAGAACGTCATCCGCTGCGTCGAGCGCTGCAACCTGCAGGTCGCCGACGTGGTGCTCGAGCCCCTGGCCAGCGCTGACGCGGTGCTGTCCGAGGACGAGAAGGAGATCGGCGTCGCGGTCATCGACATCGGTGGCGGCACGACCGACCTCATCCTGTTCGCCGATGGCGGCGTGGCCCATGTTTCGGTCATCCCGGCCGGCGGCAACAACATCACGAGCGACGTGGCCGCGGGGCTGCGGACGCCGATGGCCGAGGCCGAGCGCCTCAAGCGCAACTACGGCTGCGCCCTCGGTCGCATGGTGAACGACGACGAGGAGATCGAGGTCCCGGGTGTCGGTGGCCACGGCCCGCGGCGTGCGGCTCGCCGGTTGCTCAGCGACATCATCGAGCCCCGCGTCGAGGAGATCTTCAGCGAGGCTCGCCGGCGCATCGAAGAGACCGGCCTGCTCGAGCAGGTGTCGAGCGGCTGTGTGCTGACCGGCGGCGCGGCCCTGATGGAGGGCATGGTCGAGTGCGCCGAGGAGATCCTTGGCATGCCGGTGCGCCTCGGTTTCCCGGTGGGCGTGCGCGGCATCGTGCAGCTGGTGCAGGGTCCGCAGTACGCGACCGGCGTCGGCCTGGTTCGCTACGGCTCGCAGCAGCTGGCCGAGGCCTACTCGCGCGGCGGGCAGTCGCCGGTGGAGCAACAGGTCGGGGCGATGGAGCCCAGCGACAAACAAAAGCACGGCTTCTGGAGCTGGATCAGGGCGGCGTTCTGA